The following proteins are co-located in the Chryseobacterium daecheongense genome:
- a CDS encoding response regulator transcription factor has product MNILIIEDESRIAHRLQRMTAKFFENRPVRITVCDSLQKGLSQIEHDLPDLLLLDLNLNGDNGFEVLEHMVASSFHTIIVSANTDKAITAFAYGVLDFVPKPFDEDRLFQALNRFSSPSIKSGDDIQYLAVKRSGQIRLVNISDLIYIKGAGIYTELHLKDGRQELHDKSLELLQQLLPGEFERIHKSYLVNLSQAEKITISPGSRYGLLLKNGETLPIGRSRYKELRNKTI; this is encoded by the coding sequence ATGAATATACTGATTATAGAGGACGAATCAAGGATCGCACATCGCCTGCAGCGTATGACAGCAAAATTCTTCGAAAACAGACCTGTTCGGATTACAGTTTGCGATTCTCTGCAAAAAGGACTTTCCCAAATAGAACACGATCTTCCTGATCTGCTGCTTCTCGATCTGAACCTCAATGGTGATAATGGTTTTGAAGTATTGGAACATATGGTAGCCTCTTCTTTTCACACCATCATTGTTTCAGCCAATACCGATAAAGCAATCACTGCCTTTGCATACGGAGTACTGGACTTTGTTCCCAAGCCTTTTGATGAGGACAGGCTTTTTCAGGCCCTTAACCGTTTTAGCAGCCCTTCCATAAAGTCGGGTGACGACATCCAATACCTGGCTGTGAAGAGATCCGGACAAATACGGTTGGTGAATATTTCGGATCTGATTTATATAAAAGGAGCCGGAATTTATACCGAGCTTCACTTAAAAGATGGCCGGCAGGAGCTTCACGATAAATCTTTAGAGCTTTTACAACAGCTTCTTCCGGGAGAATTTGAGCGGATTCATAAATCCTATCTTGTCAATCTGTCTCAGGCTGAAAAGATCACCATAAGCCCCGGCTCCCGTTACGGCTTATTGCTTAAAAACGGAGAAACCCTTCCGATTGGCCGTTCAAGATACAAAGAGCTCAGAAATAAGACCATTTGA
- a CDS encoding histidine kinase: MHKVLLLLVFLNLVNIPVIQNDEPVSLYKTGDDPAWAAKNYNDKNWSRVRGDTSDKIFWSRTRLDLRQVEPELTPLGLQIESFGAFEVYWDGVFIGNNGQLPQNGKPETPGSESSYYRVPDSLISPGSHIVALRTSQSLLPHVHRDIGFKMNKYTTLLTKPLVTMSYMNLMAGAFLIAAVYYFFLYLNSRRRPLDILIFATTCLLFFVLLIMEYLKFHVVIPYSQFFIRLEIIGWLTFANALLVPWYFIIQFNFKRGKWLMAALLVTLLLLYGFNYGHYDLTARLYSLAMLITAIIVVLNGIIQKEKGGFIVLAGLLISGLMHKFIFYDYGLFISFTIIVLSMLYLHSIRTSVIEAEHQQAVLLSSRLQLELLKKNIQPHFLRNTLTSMMDWVEESPREGSRFIQALAAEFDIMNEISEQTLIPITKELELCRQHLSVMGFRKEINYKWEQNGIDETQFIPPAIIHTLLENGITHSEPLPGNIITFKLSYSLSGNHHEYVFETIAKNREVFTSRSGGNGLKYIRARLTESYGQNWVFKSVQTENGWLSTIQITRS; the protein is encoded by the coding sequence ATGCATAAGGTCCTGCTTTTATTGGTATTCCTGAACCTGGTGAATATCCCGGTTATTCAGAATGATGAACCTGTATCGCTGTATAAAACAGGAGATGATCCGGCCTGGGCAGCTAAGAACTACAATGACAAAAACTGGTCACGGGTAAGAGGAGATACTTCTGATAAGATATTCTGGTCACGGACCCGTCTTGATCTCCGGCAAGTAGAACCTGAACTTACGCCTTTAGGACTTCAGATCGAATCTTTTGGCGCATTTGAAGTATATTGGGATGGTGTTTTTATCGGAAACAACGGACAATTACCTCAAAATGGAAAACCTGAAACCCCAGGTTCCGAAAGCAGTTATTACAGAGTTCCGGACAGCCTGATTTCACCGGGTTCCCATATTGTTGCATTGCGAACTTCTCAATCATTACTTCCTCATGTACATCGTGACATTGGATTTAAGATGAATAAATACACGACCTTATTAACCAAACCCCTGGTTACCATGTCGTACATGAATCTCATGGCAGGAGCTTTTCTTATTGCAGCAGTCTATTATTTTTTCCTGTACCTGAACAGCAGGCGAAGACCTCTTGATATCCTTATTTTTGCAACCACCTGCCTTTTATTTTTTGTTTTACTGATCATGGAATACCTTAAATTTCATGTGGTTATTCCCTACTCTCAGTTTTTTATCCGCCTGGAAATTATTGGATGGCTCACCTTTGCCAATGCGCTTTTGGTTCCCTGGTATTTTATTATTCAGTTTAATTTTAAAAGAGGAAAGTGGCTCATGGCAGCCCTTCTGGTAACGCTCTTATTATTATATGGATTTAATTACGGTCATTACGACCTTACCGCCAGATTGTACAGTCTTGCAATGCTCATTACAGCTATTATTGTTGTTCTGAACGGTATTATCCAAAAGGAAAAAGGAGGTTTTATCGTACTGGCAGGACTCTTGATCAGTGGCTTGATGCATAAATTTATTTTTTACGACTATGGGCTCTTTATTAGCTTTACGATCATTGTTTTAAGCATGCTTTACCTGCACTCGATCCGGACCAGTGTTATTGAAGCCGAGCACCAGCAGGCTGTATTGCTTTCTTCAAGGCTGCAACTGGAACTGCTGAAAAAAAATATCCAGCCTCATTTCCTGAGAAATACCCTGACCTCTATGATGGATTGGGTCGAAGAATCACCAAGGGAAGGATCGCGCTTCATCCAGGCATTGGCCGCAGAGTTTGACATTATGAATGAGATTTCCGAACAGACCCTGATTCCCATAACAAAAGAGCTCGAACTTTGCCGGCAGCATCTTTCAGTCATGGGTTTCCGGAAAGAGATAAACTATAAATGGGAGCAAAACGGAATAGATGAAACGCAATTCATTCCACCCGCCATTATTCATACTTTACTGGAAAATGGCATTACCCATAGCGAACCATTACCCGGAAATATCATTACATTTAAACTGAGTTACTCCTTATCGGGAAATCATCACGAATATGTATTCGAAACCATTGCAAAAAACCGTGAGGTATTCACAAGCCGGAGTGGCGGCAACGGACTTAAATATATCCGTGCCCGTCTGACAGAAAGTTACGGACAAAACTGGGTATTCAAATCCGTTCAAACAGAAAACGGCTGGCTATCGACCATTCAAATTACAAGATCATGA